The region TTATCAAAAAAATTTACTCACAAAAAAATAACTGCAATATTCAGTCACAAGGGTGATTAACAGGGTTATCAACAATAAAGGTCATCTAGGTATTATTGATGAGTGATGAAAGCTAATCGTATAGGCTATAGGGAGCCCTCCTCACCCCTGCAAGAAGCGAAAAAGCTGTATAGTATCCTTACTTTGCCAATTCTTGGATAGGCAGTTGGCGATGACTCCTTGGCAAACCCTGCGGCGTAACCCTCTTGTGATGTTCAGTTTGGGGGTGTTGCTGACATTGTACCTGCTGGCGATCGCTGCCGATTTTGTCGCACCCTATAGTCCCTATGCGTTTCAGGTAGATGGTGCCCTGCTGCCCCCCACCCGTATTTACTGGCACACCCCCAATGGTCAGTGGCTTGGGCCCCATGTCTATCCCACTCGCCTAGGCCCTGTGAACTTGGAAACGGGGGAACGGCCTTTGATTGTGGACTGGCAGGAACCGTCGCCCATTCGCCTATTTGTCAAGGGTAGCCCCTATCGCTTCCTGGAAATTACCCTGCCCCTACCGAAGCGCTGGAGTCTCACCAATGTGCAAATTGAACCGCGTACGATCTTTGCGGGGTTCCCCAGCGATCGCCACCTGTTTGGCACGGTGGGCAAGGGCTATCTGAACCTGTTGGGAACCGATGACCAAGGACGCGATCAGCTGAGTCGGCTGCTCTTTGGTGCCCGCATTAGCCTCAGTATTGGGCTTGTGGGGGTGGCGATCGCCTTCCCGATTGGCATTTTGGTGGGTGCCATTTCCGGCTACTTTGGCGGCTGGCTCGATGCAGTGTTGATGCGGGGTGTTGAGGTGCTGATGACGCTGCCGACCATCTATCTGCTAGTGGCCTTGGCGGCCGTGCTGCCGGTGGGACTCAGTAGTGGTGAGCGATTCCTGCTGATTACAATTATCACGTCCTTTGTGAGCTGGGCAGGACTGGCGCGGGTCATTCGTGGTCAGGTTTTAGGCATTAGGGAAATGGCCTTTGTCCAGGCGGCACAGGTCATGGGGGGGCGATCGCTCTACATTATTGTGCGGCACATTATTCCCCAAACAGCGACCTACGTAATTATTGCGGCAACGCTCTCAATTCCCAGCTTTATTGTGGCGGAATCGGTGCTCAGTCTCATTGGCTTGGGGATCCAACAGCCGGATCCCTCCTGGGGGAATATGCTGTCCTTGGCAACCAATGCCTCAATCTTGGTCCTACAGCCCTGGTTAGTCTGGGCACCGGCCACGCTGATTGTGCTTACGGTGCTGTGTTTCAACATTGTCGGCGATGGTCTGCGGGATGCCCTTGATCCTAAGGGGATACAAAAATAGCCAAAACCCTTGGGATACACTAGGGAGAGATTCTCAGAAGTAGGCTTTGACATCCTCCTCCCGCTAAAGCAGGGGGATTCCCAAAATCACTTTTGAGACTTTCTGCTTCTTCGCAGTTGCCCTTTAGACGTATGTCTATCAGGTCTTACACCCGCTCCACAGACTGTAACCGTGTGTCCCACGGCCAAAATATTCCCAGCGGCATTTATATCCCGATCATGGTGCGCCCCACACTTAGGACAGTCCCATTCTCGGACGCTCAATGGCAACCGCTCAACAATGTGACCACACTGTCCACAGCGTTTAGAACTGGGAAACCATCGGTCAATCTTCACCAGTGTCCGACCATACCACTGGGCCTTGTATTCCAATTGCCGTACCAGTTCACCCCA is a window of Thermosynechococcus vestitus BP-1 DNA encoding:
- a CDS encoding ABC transporter permease, which codes for MTPWQTLRRNPLVMFSLGVLLTLYLLAIAADFVAPYSPYAFQVDGALLPPTRIYWHTPNGQWLGPHVYPTRLGPVNLETGERPLIVDWQEPSPIRLFVKGSPYRFLEITLPLPKRWSLTNVQIEPRTIFAGFPSDRHLFGTVGKGYLNLLGTDDQGRDQLSRLLFGARISLSIGLVGVAIAFPIGILVGAISGYFGGWLDAVLMRGVEVLMTLPTIYLLVALAAVLPVGLSSGERFLLITIITSFVSWAGLARVIRGQVLGIREMAFVQAAQVMGGRSLYIIVRHIIPQTATYVIIAATLSIPSFIVAESVLSLIGLGIQQPDPSWGNMLSLATNASILVLQPWLVWAPATLIVLTVLCFNIVGDGLRDALDPKGIQK